The Bradyrhizobium sp. CCGB01 genome segment CAAGGCCTGGATGATCGCAGGCACCAGGACGGTCAAAGTCGGCCGATCGTGCTTGAGTGCGGCAAAGGTAGCGTCAGTCGTAAACCTTGAGTGGATGGTGACAGTCGCGCCAAGATGTAGTGCTGGCGTCGTCTGTATGTTGAGCCCGCCGACGTGGAAAAGTGGTAATACGGCGAGCACGTGGTCGTCGGATGTGAGGGCGTGCATATGCTGACTCATCACGCCGTTCCAAAACAGGGCTTCCTGGCGCAGCACAGCTCCCTTCGGCCGGCCTGTGGTCCCTGAAGTGTAGACGATCAGAAGCGGGTCACCGAGGTTCGCGCAGGGGTCGTGGCATCTGTCCCGCTGTATCTGATCCAATAGGTCATCCCAGGCGCTGGCTCCGGGAGCCGCAAAGTCGAGGCCCACAATCGCAACCTGGGGCAGTGTCTCTTCTAGAATCGGCAGAACTGCGCCAAAAGCTAGCTCAACAACCAGAACCTTGGCGCCGACGTCGGATAAGATGAAAAGCTGCTCGGTGAAGGCCAGCCGCCAATTTAACGGTACCAATATCGCGCCGAGCCGCGCGCAAGCGTACAGGAGAACGAGATAATCGGGGCGGTTGAGGCCGAGCAGTGCGACGCGATCGCCTCTGTTGACGCCGAGCGTAATTTTCAGAGCCCGAGCTGCACCGTTGATGCGTCGACTTAGGTCGGCGTAAGTTAAGGTCTCACCCTCGAAGTGGATCGCGGGCTTGTTAGGAGTAAACGCTGCGTTGCGCTCAATCAGTGTGCAGAGATCGGCCATTCCTCATCCCTAAATGTGGTTCTTAGCTGCTCATACCCGGGGCGTCGAACCCGCGCTCGTCTGCGCGCCTATTTGAAGGTCGGGATTGTGTATCACCTCTGTGAGGCTGACATAGCCAAACGACGGTCTCGCAAAACTGCACAGCGAAGGCGTTCGAGACGTACGTTATTCGTCGTACTGTCTTTGGCTTTTTGGTGTGCAAAGTGTTGTCTAGCTTAGGTTTGGTAGGTCGCGACCCCCGGGTCAGATCATGCCCGACTCTGAATGAGGACCTTACATCTCGTGAAGCCGATCGACCGCATTTCCCGTGTCGGCGTGGGGCACGGCTCAAAACGAACACTGTGGTATCACACTCAACTCGAGATCACGAAAGACGGTGTAGCTCCGCCGAATCCACTGGTGCAGTTCGGTCGACGAATCCTTCTCGTGGCGTAGATAGCCGGTGAAAGACAAGCCAAATCTGCGAATGTAAGTACTCAGAAACACCGGAAGCGCCGCGAACCGGAGCAAGCGGCCCCGACCCATCGTCTCGAACAATTCGCCGCGGACCACGAATTCGTTGTGAACGGTAATCAAGATGCGTGGCGGTACCTGCCGCCGTAGCATCTCATGGGCGCGCGCTGAGACGCGGTCGAGGTCAGCTACGAACATGATGATTGGTACCACGTTGTGCAGTATCGCCTCGCTCACGAAGTCGATCTCCCCACACATCTTGAAGAACTCGTCGAAAGCGTGGAAGCCAAGGTCGATCACCTTAGCCACGCCATCATTGAGAATCAGTCGATCGACCAGCTGCATCTTGCCATAGGTGTCCATGACATCTGCTGTCTCAGTGATGGCGGGTAGGTAGTCGAGCAACGACGGCTCCTTCAGGTTGATGTCGAAGGAGAGCACCGTACCGTTCTTCAAAAGCAGGAACTCGCTCAGGAGCCGCGCGATCAGCGTCTTGCCGACCTGCGGGCTCGCAGAGCAGATGATGTAGACCGGAGTTACCAAGATTGCGATCCAGTGGGGCGTAAGTCCTTGAGGGACTATCTTTCGCCCTCGCGGGTTACCGAATTGGCGCCGGCGAGCTCTGTCAGGTTGATGCGATCGTACTCGCGCCAGACATTGGCGAGCCAATGCCGGACGTACCCACGCAGCACAAAGGAGTAATTCTCGGTATCATCGTGCGGTCCTTTATTCGCGACGAAGCTGACGAACGGGACGGAAGCAACCTCAACCTGCTCGTAGGCCATCTCGTTGAGTTTTGGGATCGTTAGATCGGTCGCGTCTTTGATGCGGTGAAAATAGGAATTGTACGTAGACTGGTCCCATTGGAAGAACTGCGTGTCGTTGATGAAGTTCTTGACCAGGAAGTATTTTGCGCCGCCCATGAAATTGCTCGTCTCGGCGATCTCATCGAGCGAGGCGATAGACGATCCCAAGACATGGAATACGGCAAAGGTGATTTGGCCTGATCGCGCCGCGTCCAAGAAGCCTATATCGCGCAGCGACGCGAGAGCTGGAGACATCAGTCCTGCGCGCACGTCGATCACGGTGACGGATAGGCCCGAGTTCAGCGTGTCGAAGATCTTCATCTGGTCCGCGGTCCTCGTCATATCCACGATGTCGGTGATCGCGGGGTGGAAGCGCTTCA includes the following:
- a CDS encoding class I adenylate-forming enzyme family protein; amino-acid sequence: MADLCTLIERNAAFTPNKPAIHFEGETLTYADLSRRINGAARALKITLGVNRGDRVALLGLNRPDYLVLLYACARLGAILVPLNWRLAFTEQLFILSDVGAKVLVVELAFGAVLPILEETLPQVAIVGLDFAAPGASAWDDLLDQIQRDRCHDPCANLGDPLLIVYTSGTTGRPKGAVLRQEALFWNGVMSQHMHALTSDDHVLAVLPLFHVGGLNIQTTPALHLGATVTIHSRFTTDATFAALKHDRPTLTVLVPAIIQALTGDHRWSTADLSSLKAISVGSTTVPQPLIDRLVTSGVTVLQVYGSTETSPIAIYTRLGGDLSREGSTGLPGLCCEAIVMDEAGNEVPAGTPGEIAVRGPNVLHEYWGDRPATREVMHDGWYRTGDIASRDADGYFWVHDRKKNLIISGGENIYPAEVERVLLEHPDVAQCAVIGRPDPQWDEVPVAYVIKRSGAQISAEALLTHVQSHLARFKVPREVIFTQELPRTALGKIQHTLLKQLNARSAEQDFSD